In the Oryza glaberrima chromosome 6, OglaRS2, whole genome shotgun sequence genome, one interval contains:
- the LOC127775800 gene encoding uncharacterized protein LOC127775800, which yields MDPNGRSAWISRAGLGILTVNSGLAIYRSRGDAAAVAFVLGSYAALLLLFSCLSAFERAPPGSPARGRLKRAVWALSTLVTAMFAWKVAALMPPPVAAVVWALAVATSLGGFLAFFVYT from the coding sequence ATGGATCCAAACGGCAGATCGGCGTGGATTAGCAGGGCGGGGCTGGGCATCCTCACCGTCAACTCCGGCCTCGCCATCTACCGCTCCAGGGGGGACGCAGCCGCGGTCGCCTTCGTCCTCGGCTCGTACGCCGccctgctcctcctcttctcctgccTCTCCGCCTTCGAGCGCGCGCCGCCCGGGTCCCCCGCGAGGGGCCGCCTCAAGCGCGCGGTGTGGGCGCTCTCGACGCTCGTCACCGCCATGTTCGCGTGGAAGGTCGCGGCGCTCATGCCGCCGCCCGTGGCGGCCGTCGTTTGGGCCCTCGCCGTGGCAACCTCGCTCGGAGGATTCTTAGCCTTCTTCGTCTACACCTGA